DNA from Streptomyces rishiriensis:
CAGGCGATCGGCCACCGCAACCCGCTGGCCCGCCTCGAGGTCCGCACCAGCGCGGGCTGGACCCCTCTGCCGCGCACCGAGTACAACTACTTCCTCTCCGAGCAGGGCACCGGCTGCGGCGGCACGCTCCGGCTCACCGACATCTACGGGGAGCGGCTGACGGTCGAGGGGATCGCCGTCCGGCCGAACGCGGTGCAGTCGACACGGGTCCAGTTCGCCCGGCACTGACCGCATACCCTCGCCGTATGGCCAAGGATCTTCATGAGCTGCTGAGGTCGCTGCGGGTGTGGGACCCGGAGGTGACGGCGCTGCCGCCCTTCGCCCCGGAGGCGGCGCCCGCCGAGCCGCTGTCCCTCTTCACGGACTGGTTCGCCGAGGCGGTGGCGGCGGGCGAGCGGGAGCCGCACACGACGACCCTCGCCACCGTCGGCGAGGACGGCCTGCCGGACGCCCGCATCGTGATGCTGCACGGCGCCGACGCGGACGGCTGGGCCTTCGCGACCCATGCCACCAGCCGGAAGGGGCGCCAGCTCGCGGCCCGCCCGTACGCGGCCCTCACCTTCTACTGGCCGGTGCTGGGCCGCCAGGTACGGGTACGCGGCCCGGTCGCCTCCGCCCCCTCCGAGGAGGCCCAGGCCGATCTGCACGCCCGCTCGACGGGAGCCCTGGCCGCCGCCCTGACCGGACGGCAGAGCGAGATCCTGACCTCGACGGAGGAACTGGCGAGCGCGTCGCAGGCGGCCTGGGAACACGCCCGCGCGAACCCCGCGGCCAAGTCCCCCACCTGGACCCTGTACCGACTGCGCCCGGACGAGGTGGAGTTCTTCCAGGGCGACAGCACCCGCCGTCACGCCCGACTGAGGTACCGCCGGTCGGGCGGCTCCTGGACCAGGGAACAGCTGTGGCCCTGAGCACACCCCTCAGGGCCGGTCAGTGCACGTGGGTCTCCCGGCGAGGGTTCCCCGTCCCGGCGAAGGCGCCCTGTCCCGGCGACGGCGAGCCGGCACGCGTCGCGGGACGTGTCGAGGAGATACCGGCCACGTCCGCTGCCGGTCACCTCGATCTGCCACTGCTGGCAGGCCCGCCCCCGGCATGCGCCGTGCGGCAGGCCGCCCCCGAGGCGGTGGTGCCGGGGAGTCCCGGCGGTCGGCGCGGCATCCGTACGCAGGACGGTCCAGGCGCGGTACGTGTTCTCGCGAGCCCGCCGCGCCAGTTCTCCCCGGCCCTTCGACCGGCCCCGCCCAGCCCCTCCCTCACCGGGAAGAGGCGGCGGCACGTTCCGTCGGCGCCGTGAACTCGTACACCGCGAAGTCCGCCACGGGGCGGTACCCGATGCGCTGGTAGAGGCCGTTACTCGTCGGGTTGGCCAGGTCGGTGAAGAGCAGCACCTCCGCCCCTGTGGCCCGCGCGGCGCGGCTCACCTCGGCCGTCGCCGCGCCCGCGTAGCCCCGCCCGCGCAGCCCGGCCGGGGTGAACACGGGAGCCACCCTGATCTGGCCGGCCACCTCCGGGGTGACGCCTGCCATGGAGACGGGTGTGCCGTCGGCCGACTCCCAGAAGGTGATCCCGCCGTAGGCGATCCGGGAGTCGGCCCAGCCTCCGCCGTCCTGGCGGTTGCCCTCGCCGATGCTTTCGCCGAACTCCTCGAACCAGCGGACCAGACGGTCCCGGTCCGCGGCGGTGGCCACCCGCGGGGCGCCCTCGGGGGCCGGCGCCGGGACGGTGAGCCGGTCCAGCCGGTAGAGCCGCTCACACCGGCGCAACCGCGGCTCCGGACCGGCGTGCCGCCGCCAGGCGGTGGCGAAGGCGGCGGCCGTCGCGCTCTCCGCCGAGATGCCCGGGAGGCGGTGCCCGGCGGACGCCAGCCGAGCGGCGAGGGCGTCGGCCTGCTCCTCGGTGAGCGGTGTGACGTTGATCCAGTGCGGCGGGGTACGGAAGAACACCGCGCCGACCTCGCCGTCCCGGGTCTCCAGCGCGCCGAACAAGGGGGCCCCGCCACCGAACATGTGCAGGCCGCGGCGGCGCAGGCCGTTCAGCACCGTCAGCGGCACGGTGTGCAGGTCGGGGCGGGAGGCCAGGAAGTCGCCCGCGCGGTCCAGGAACGCGTCGAGGTCGTGGGTGAGGTGCCAGTCGTCGGGGCGCATGCCCCATCGTGACGCGCGGACACCGTGCGTCGCGCGCCATTTACCGCGCTCTCACGGGGCATCCGGCTCCGCGTCCGTCGCCAACCGGCCGTGCAGGTGGACGTCGCGGAAGGCGTCCCGGCGGCCCGACTCCCACATCGCGCCGCGCAGGGTCCCCTCGTGGCGGTAGCCGCAGCGTTCGGCGATCCGGCAGGAGGCGTCGTGGCCGAGCGCGTGGCCCAGCTCCAGCCGGTGCAGGCCGAGTTCGGTGAAGGCCCAGGTCGAGGCGAGCAGCAGGGAGCGGGTGGCCACGTGCCGGCCCCGCGCCTCCGGCAGGATCCAGTAGCCGACTCTGGCGGAGCTCAGCACCTGGTCGATCACGTTGACCCCGACCTGCCCGAGGATCGTGCCGTCGGCGGCGTCCGTGACGCAGTACGACATGGAGGTCCCGGCCGCCGCGTCCGCGCTTCTGACCGCCAGTGACGCCCGGGCGCCGGCGGAATCGGTGATCGTCCGCAGCGGGGTGTTCCAGCGCCGGAACTCGGGGTCGGTGTGCCCACGCAGCCAGGCGTCCACGTCGGTGGCGGACTCCGGGTCCCAGGGCCGCAGGGTCAGTCCGTGGCCGTGGAGACCGGTGCCGGAGGCGGCCCGGCGCGGCTCGCGCATGTCGGTCATCCGGCCATTGAACACCGCGGGTCTTTCAGCGCGCGGGCGCGGGCCGGAACACCGGAATCCCCTCCCGGAACGCGACCTCCAGCGCCAGTCCGGCCCGGAGGCCCGCCCCCTCCCGCACGGCCTCCCCCACGACCTCCGTGGACATCCGCGGCCCCTCCGCCAGGTCGACCACCGCCGCGATGTAGGGCGTCCGCTCCCGGAAGGGCGGCAGGTCGTTGCGGTGGACGACGGACCACGTGTAGAGGGTGGCCCGGCCGCTCGCGTCCTCCCAGGTCACGTCCTCGCTCCAGCAGTACGGGCAGAACTCCCGGGGGTAGTGGTGGGCCCGCGCGCAGGCCCCGCAGCGCCGGATCAGCAGCCGGCCGCCGGCGGCCGCGGTCCAGTACGCGCGGGTGAAGGCGTCGGCCTCGGGGACGTCGAAACGGTTGCCCATCTCCATGGATCTGACGGTACGTCAGTCGTCCGGACGCGGGAAGCCCTCGCATTCCCCATGAGAGATCCCTGTGCGTCCGCCACGAAGCTGTGCGTCGCCCGTGAATGCGCCGAAGATTGTTGACGATTTTGTTGGCGAAGAAATACGTTCACCATCGCAAGCCGGAGAGAGAGCACACAGTCACCACCCGGTCCATGGAGAGGCAGCATCGTGAAGCACAGGGCAGTCAAGCGCAGGTCGGTCGTCTTGGGGCTCGGCGCCACCGCGGGTGCCGCGGCGGTGGGCGGCATCGCCCTCAGCGCGCAGGCCTCCGGCGGCACGTCGGCGTCCTCGTCCTCGGACGCCGGGTCCCTGGCCTTCGACCCGGACGCCTACACCAAGCTCACGACGACCGTCACGGACACGGCGGGCGACGAGCACTCCGTGACGTACCACTTCTGGAAGGCGATCACCTACGTCGCCAAGCCCTTGGACGCCGCCTACCAGTCGCTCAACGTGAGCGTGCCGGTCGAGATCGACGGCACGGCGGTAGACGCGAGCGACGCGCCGATCCTGTTCGCGAACTCCGTCGGCGGCTACATGCCGTCCTCCGTGGCGGACGCCACCGGGGTCGGCGCCGGAGGAATGGGCGGCGGAATGGGCGGCGGCGCCCCCTCCGGAGCGCCCTCCGCGAGCGCGTCGGCCTCCGCCTCGGCACCCGGCGCCAACGGCAACACCAACGCCACCGGCGGGGCCCTGTCCTCCAACCAGCTGCTGGCCCTGGCCGCCGGTTACGTCGTCGTGGAGCCCGGCGCCCGCGGCCGTACGCTCAAGAACTCCGCCGGCGAGTACTACGGCGTGGCACCCGCCGCGATCGTCGACCTCAAGGCCGCCGTGCGGTACCTGCGCGCCAACAAGGGCGTCGTCCCCGGCGACACCGACCGGATCGTGTCCGCCGGCACCAGCGCGGGCGGCGCTCTCTCCTCGCTGCTCGGCGCGTCCGGCGACAGCCCGCTCTACGACAAGTACCTCGAGGAGCTCGGCGCGGCCGACGCCTCCGACGCGATCTTCGCGACCGGCGCCTGGTGCCCGATCACCGACCTGGAGCACGCCGACGCCTCCTACGAGTGGAACTGGGGCACCAACGCCCTCGGCACGGGCAAGCAGGTCGACCAGGCGGTGTCCAGGACGCTCCGGGCGCAGTTCGCCGAGTACCAGGCCGGACTGAAGCTCGAGGGCCTGAACGGCTTCGGCACGCTGAACGCCCGCAACTACGACGAGTACCTGGTCAAGCAGTACCTGGAGCCGTCGGCCACCACCTACCTCGCGGCCCTCTCCGACACCGCCCGCGAGACGTACCTGGCCGCCAACACCTTCATCACCTGGAAGAACGGCAGGGCCCGCTTCTCCTGGGCGGACTTCCTCACCCACGTCGGCGCCCGCAAGAAGACCGTTCCGGCCTTCGACGCCTTCGACCTGTCGGCGGGCGAGAACAACGAGTTCGGCAAGGGCACGGTCATCTCCCGTCACTTCACGGCGTACAGCCTGAAGAACGACACCACCGGGCTCACCGCCAAGCGCCTCGACAGCGACATCCCCGAGGTGCTGCGGCTGATGAACCCGATGTACTTCCTGGCCGACAAGCCCAACCCGGGCCGCAGCAAGCACTGGTGGATCCGTCTCGGCACCAAGGACTCCGACACCTCGCTGACGGTCTCCGCCAACATCGCCGCCGCCGCGCACGGCCTCGGCGACGACGTCGACCACCTCTACTACTGGGACCAGGGCCACGGCGCCAACACCGACCCCGGCGACTTCATCACCTGGATCGCCAAGGTGACGGGCCACCGGGCCAGGAGCGGCGCCAAGGCCGAGAAGCAGTAGTTCCGCCCGCCCCCGGTCCCGCCGGGTGGCACCCCGGACGCGGCCGCGTCAGTTTCCCGTCATGGTCACCGACGCCGTCCGCACGCGACGCCCGGCCCGAGCGCACCTCGGCCGGGCGTCGCACTTTTCCCCCGCCGGGTTGCGCACCGGTTCCTCACCGATCCGCCCGGCCGAACACGACCGACGGGCCCACGTCACCGGCCCTGCCCGTACTTCCCCCACACGTGATCGATCCGCAACCAATTCCGGTCTTGACCGAGACCCATCAACCGCCTGCGTGATTACGCTCGCGCTCATGGAAGACTCCGCACCGCTCCCGACTCCCCCGGCGATCACCACCGCGAACCCGGCCGACCGCCCCGTCTACGTCATCGGCGGCGGTCCCGGCGGCCTCGCCACCGCGTACGCGCTGCGTGCCCAGGGCATACGGGCGGTCGTCGTGGAGAAGGCCGACGGGGTCGGCGCGTCCTGGCGGCGTCATTACGACCGGCTGCATCTGCACACCACCCGGCGCCTTTCGGCCCTGCCCGGCCTGGCGATGCCACGCCGGTTCGGGCGGTGGGTGGCACGCGACGACATGGTGCGCTACCTGGAGAAGTACGCCGAGGTCCACGAGCTGGAGACCGTCACCGGCGTCGAGGTCTCCCGCGTCGAGCGCACCCCGGACGGCACCGGCTGGCTGCTGCGCGCCACCGGCGGGCGCGAGCTCGTCGGCTCGGCGGTGGTCGTCGCCACCGGCTACAACCACACCCCCTACCTGCCGGACTGGCCCGGCCGCGAGACGTTCGGGGGCGAGCTGGCGCACGCCGCCGCCTACCGCAGCGGCAAGGAGTACGCCGGCCGGGACGTCCTGGTCGTCGGCGTCGGCAACACCGGCGCCGAGATCGCCGTCGACCTGGTGGAGAGCGGTGCGGCCCGGGTGCGGCTGTCCGTGCGCACCGCCCCGCACATCGTGCGCCGCTCGACGGCCGGGTGGGCCGCGCAGTACACGGCCGTGCTCGTACGGCGGCTGCCGGTGCGCCTCGTGGACCGGCTCGCGCGGGCGATGGCGAGGCTCAGCGTGCCCGACCTGTCGGCGCACGGTCTGCCCCGCCCCGGCAGCGGCCTCTACTCCCGCGTCAAGGAGGGCGCCATCCCGGTGCAGGACGTCGGTCTGATCGACGCCGTGCGCAAGGGCAGGGTGGAGATCGTCGCCGCCGTGACGGGACTGGAGGAGGGCGGCGGGATCGCCCTCGCCGACGGCACCCGCATCACCCCGGACGCCGTCGTCGCCGCCACCGGGTACGTCTGCGGCCTGGAGGACCTCGTCGGCCACCTCGGCGTGCTGGACGACCGAGGCAGACCCGTCGGCCACGGCGCCCGCGCCCCGAAGAACGCCCCCGGCCTGTACTTCACCGGCTTCACCACCCCCATCAGCGGCACCCTCCGCGAACTGGCGATCGACGCGGAGAAGATCGCGAAGGCGGTCCGCAAGAACGCCTAACCGCGCGCCTCCCGTAGCCCGTCTCCCGTACAACTCAGGTATTTCCGCTGCCCGTTACATCTGTGTCGGATGTGACGAGGCCGTTGTCGTGCGCCCTCGCGCGGAGCCAGAATGTGAGCCCTGTTCACCTTTCCGGCTTCACTTCACCTCTCGCTCGACGGAGGACGCACGTGGCACGTGAAAGACAGCTCTCCCGCCGTTCCCTGCTCGGCAGTACCGCCGCCCTGGCCGGGGCGGCCACCCTCACCGCGACCACCGCCGGGACGGCCGCCGCGGCCACCACCCGGGACGTGGACGTCGCGATCGTCGGCGGCGGGCTCGCCGGCCTCACCGCGGCCCGTGACCTCGTGGCCGCCGGCCGGACGGTCGTCGTCCTGGAGGCCCGCGACCGCGTGGGCGGCCGGGTGGTCAACCTGCGCCTGCCCGACGGCGGGGTCACCGAGGGCGGCGGCGAGTTCATCGGCCCCACCCAGGACCGCATCAAGGCGCTCGCCGACTCCCTGGGCGTGGCCACCTTCGCCACCTACAACACCGGCAAGAACCTGCTCTACAAGGACGGCAGGAAGACCCCGTACGCCACCGACGGCCTCCTCGGCTCGGTCCCGCCCGTCGATGTCGCCGGTCTCGCCAACGCCGCGATCGTGCAGGCCTCGCTGGACGACATGGCCAAGCAGGTGCCGGTCGACGCTCCGTGGACCGCCGCCAAGGCCGCCGAGTGGGACAAGCAGACCTTCGAGAGCTGGCTGAACGCCAACGCGGTGGTCCCCTCGGCCAAGTTCCTCCTCGACGTGGCCTGCACGTCGATCTTCTCGGCCGAGCCCCGCGAACTCTCGCTGCTCTTCGTCCTCTTCTACATCGCGGCCGCCGGCAACGCCTCGACCCCCGGCACCCTGGAACGCCTCACCGAAACCGCGAACGGCGCCCAGGAGCTGCGCTTCGTCGGCGGCTCCCAACGGGTGCCGGCCGGACTCGCCGCCACCCTCGGCGACCGGGTGGTGCTGAACGCACCGGTGCGCACGATCGCCCGGTCAGGCGGCACGTACGTCGTCACCGCCGACGGCATCACCGTCACCGCCAAGCGGGTCGTCGTCGCCGTGCCCCCGCCGCTCGCCGCCCGCATCCGGTACGACCCGCTGCTGCCCGCCGCCCGCGACCAGCTCACCCAGCGCCTGCCGATGGCCTCGGTGGCCAAGGCGATCGCGATCTACGACACCCCCTTCTGGCGGGCCGACGGCCTCAACGGCCAGGTCGTCAGCGACACCGGGGTGATCAGCTCCACCTTCGACAACTCCCCGCCCGACGCCTCGTACGGCGCGCTGATGGGCTTCATCGAGGCCGACGAGGCCCGCAAGCTGGACGCCGCGAGCGAGGCGGAGGTCAGGGCGGCCGTGCTGAAGGACTACGTGACGTACTTCGGCGAGAAAGCCGCCTCCCCTTCCTCCTTCGTCCTGCAACGCTGGAACAACGAGGCCTACACCCGCGGCGGCCCCGTCTCGATCGCCGCGCCGGGCGTCCTGACGCAGTACGGCCCGGCCCTGCGCGAGCCGGTCGGCGGGATCCACTGGGCCGGGACGGAGACCTCCGTCCACTGGATGGGCTTCATGGACGGGGCCGTGCGGTCGGGCGAGCGGGTGGCGAAGGAGGTGCTGGCGGTGCTCTAGCCGGTGACCGCGTCCGCTCCCCGCCCGCTCCTTTCTGTGTGCACGACCATTCCTGACACTCCGTCAGGTATGTAACCTGACAGAGCGTCAGTTACTTGACGGTCACTCATGGCAGTCACACAGGAGCGGGCGGACCGATGCTTGGATCAACCCACGGCACCCTCACCACCGACTCACGCCGGGCCCGGGTCGTCGCGTGCGGCGAGCATCCCGGGCCCGCCGTCCACGGCCGGCCGGCCGAGGCGGACGACCTCGACGTCAGCGGCCGTCCGCTCTATGCGGACGTCCCCGATCTGGACCGGTTCTTCCGGCCGGAATCGGTCGCGGTCATCGGCGCCTCGGACGCCGAAGGACGCCCGAACACCGGTGTCACCCGGCAACTGGTGGACTGGGCGGAGCGGGTGGGGGCGCGGCTGCATCCCGTGCACCCCACCCGCGGGAGCGTCTTCGGCCGGCCCTGCTCGCCGTCCGTGGCCGACCTGCCCGAACAGGTCGACCTGGCCGTCCTGCTGGTCGCCGACCCGCTGCCCGTCATCGAGCAGCTCGCCGAGACGAAGGTGAGGTTCGCCGTCGTCTTCGCCTCCGGCTTCGCGGAGACGGGTGAGGAGGGCGCGGCCGCGCAGGCCCGCCTCGCCGCGGCGGTGGCGCGCTCGGGCATCCGCCTCCTCGGCCCCAACACCAACCTCAACGCCTTCGAGCGGTTCCGCGACGACCTCCGCGGCCCGTCGATCGCGCTGATCACCCAGTCCGGCCACCAGGGCCGCCCGGTCTTCGCCCTCCAGGAACTCGGCATCCGCCTCTCCCACTGGGCGCCGACCGGCAACGAGGCCGATCTGGAGACCGCCGACTTCCTCTCCTACTTCGCCGAGCGTCCCGAGGTCGGCGCGAT
Protein-coding regions in this window:
- a CDS encoding flavin-containing monooxygenase — encoded protein: MEDSAPLPTPPAITTANPADRPVYVIGGGPGGLATAYALRAQGIRAVVVEKADGVGASWRRHYDRLHLHTTRRLSALPGLAMPRRFGRWVARDDMVRYLEKYAEVHELETVTGVEVSRVERTPDGTGWLLRATGGRELVGSAVVVATGYNHTPYLPDWPGRETFGGELAHAAAYRSGKEYAGRDVLVVGVGNTGAEIAVDLVESGAARVRLSVRTAPHIVRRSTAGWAAQYTAVLVRRLPVRLVDRLARAMARLSVPDLSAHGLPRPGSGLYSRVKEGAIPVQDVGLIDAVRKGRVEIVAAVTGLEEGGGIALADGTRITPDAVVAATGYVCGLEDLVGHLGVLDDRGRPVGHGARAPKNAPGLYFTGFTTPISGTLRELAIDAEKIAKAVRKNA
- a CDS encoding subtype B tannase, producing the protein MKHRAVKRRSVVLGLGATAGAAAVGGIALSAQASGGTSASSSSDAGSLAFDPDAYTKLTTTVTDTAGDEHSVTYHFWKAITYVAKPLDAAYQSLNVSVPVEIDGTAVDASDAPILFANSVGGYMPSSVADATGVGAGGMGGGMGGGAPSGAPSASASASASAPGANGNTNATGGALSSNQLLALAAGYVVVEPGARGRTLKNSAGEYYGVAPAAIVDLKAAVRYLRANKGVVPGDTDRIVSAGTSAGGALSSLLGASGDSPLYDKYLEELGAADASDAIFATGAWCPITDLEHADASYEWNWGTNALGTGKQVDQAVSRTLRAQFAEYQAGLKLEGLNGFGTLNARNYDEYLVKQYLEPSATTYLAALSDTARETYLAANTFITWKNGRARFSWADFLTHVGARKKTVPAFDAFDLSAGENNEFGKGTVISRHFTAYSLKNDTTGLTAKRLDSDIPEVLRLMNPMYFLADKPNPGRSKHWWIRLGTKDSDTSLTVSANIAAAAHGLGDDVDHLYYWDQGHGANTDPGDFITWIAKVTGHRARSGAKAEKQ
- a CDS encoding flavin monoamine oxidase family protein, with the translated sequence MARERQLSRRSLLGSTAALAGAATLTATTAGTAAAATTRDVDVAIVGGGLAGLTAARDLVAAGRTVVVLEARDRVGGRVVNLRLPDGGVTEGGGEFIGPTQDRIKALADSLGVATFATYNTGKNLLYKDGRKTPYATDGLLGSVPPVDVAGLANAAIVQASLDDMAKQVPVDAPWTAAKAAEWDKQTFESWLNANAVVPSAKFLLDVACTSIFSAEPRELSLLFVLFYIAAAGNASTPGTLERLTETANGAQELRFVGGSQRVPAGLAATLGDRVVLNAPVRTIARSGGTYVVTADGITVTAKRVVVAVPPPLAARIRYDPLLPAARDQLTQRLPMASVAKAIAIYDTPFWRADGLNGQVVSDTGVISSTFDNSPPDASYGALMGFIEADEARKLDAASEAEVRAAVLKDYVTYFGEKAASPSSFVLQRWNNEAYTRGGPVSIAAPGVLTQYGPALREPVGGIHWAGTETSVHWMGFMDGAVRSGERVAKEVLAVL
- a CDS encoding pyridoxine/pyridoxamine 5'-phosphate oxidase, whose amino-acid sequence is MAKDLHELLRSLRVWDPEVTALPPFAPEAAPAEPLSLFTDWFAEAVAAGEREPHTTTLATVGEDGLPDARIVMLHGADADGWAFATHATSRKGRQLAARPYAALTFYWPVLGRQVRVRGPVASAPSEEAQADLHARSTGALAAALTGRQSEILTSTEELASASQAAWEHARANPAAKSPTWTLYRLRPDEVEFFQGDSTRRHARLRYRRSGGSWTREQLWP
- a CDS encoding Zn-ribbon domain-containing OB-fold protein → MGNRFDVPEADAFTRAYWTAAAGGRLLIRRCGACARAHHYPREFCPYCWSEDVTWEDASGRATLYTWSVVHRNDLPPFRERTPYIAAVVDLAEGPRMSTEVVGEAVREGAGLRAGLALEVAFREGIPVFRPAPAR
- a CDS encoding GNAT family N-acetyltransferase, translating into MRPDDWHLTHDLDAFLDRAGDFLASRPDLHTVPLTVLNGLRRRGLHMFGGGAPLFGALETRDGEVGAVFFRTPPHWINVTPLTEEQADALAARLASAGHRLPGISAESATAAAFATAWRRHAGPEPRLRRCERLYRLDRLTVPAPAPEGAPRVATAADRDRLVRWFEEFGESIGEGNRQDGGGWADSRIAYGGITFWESADGTPVSMAGVTPEVAGQIRVAPVFTPAGLRGRGYAGAATAEVSRAARATGAEVLLFTDLANPTSNGLYQRIGYRPVADFAVYEFTAPTERAAASSR
- a CDS encoding GNAT family N-acetyltransferase, producing the protein MTDMREPRRAASGTGLHGHGLTLRPWDPESATDVDAWLRGHTDPEFRRWNTPLRTITDSAGARASLAVRSADAAAGTSMSYCVTDAADGTILGQVGVNVIDQVLSSARVGYWILPEARGRHVATRSLLLASTWAFTELGLHRLELGHALGHDASCRIAERCGYRHEGTLRGAMWESGRRDAFRDVHLHGRLATDAEPDAP